One part of the Microvirga sp. TS319 genome encodes these proteins:
- a CDS encoding YqgE/AlgH family protein — protein MSFQQDPYGTGSPYLDGQMLVAMPGMMDERFARAVIYVCAHSPEGAMGIILNRPAGNLNMPDLLVQLEIVPEPERIHLPEPVGRIQVLMGGPVETSRGFVLHSPDFHLPQSTLPIDDGVCLTATIDILRAIAQGRGPQQAVLALGYAGWGAGQLEHELQANGWLICPADAELIFSTPAEIRYEMALRRIGIEPAMLSMDAGHA, from the coding sequence ATGAGCTTTCAGCAGGATCCCTACGGCACCGGCAGCCCCTACCTCGACGGGCAGATGCTGGTTGCGATGCCCGGCATGATGGACGAGCGGTTCGCCCGAGCGGTGATCTATGTCTGCGCTCATTCGCCGGAAGGGGCGATGGGGATCATTCTCAACCGGCCTGCCGGAAACCTGAACATGCCGGATCTTCTGGTCCAGCTCGAAATCGTGCCGGAGCCGGAGCGCATTCATCTGCCCGAGCCCGTGGGCCGCATTCAGGTTCTCATGGGGGGACCTGTGGAGACGAGCCGCGGATTCGTGCTGCATTCGCCGGATTTCCATCTCCCCCAGTCGACGCTGCCGATCGACGACGGGGTGTGCCTGACGGCGACCATCGACATTCTTCGCGCCATCGCCCAGGGCCGGGGCCCGCAGCAGGCGGTGCTCGCGCTCGGCTATGCCGGCTGGGGCGCGGGGCAGCTCGAGCACGAGCTCCAGGCCAACGGCTGGCTGATCTGCCCGGCCGATGCGGAGCTGATCTTCAGCACGCCCGCCGAGATCCGCTACGAGATGGCCCTGCGCCGGATCGGGATCGAGCCGGCGATGCTGTCGATGGATGCCGGCCACGCCTGA
- a CDS encoding protein-disulfide reductase DsbD domain-containing protein — protein sequence MTKTFRIVTSAFFVALSSISAFGQPLPASTSAQGFHSQVQLLSGGKLGETWLAGIAITLDPGFKTYWRNPGESGLPPSFDWSASENVADIEVQWPAPERHEDAAGVAYVYSREITLPVVVKPKAADKPVKLVLTVDYGICKDICIPAHADLARPLTASGPDRAAIDEAMGRVPRKRDLGDPGDPAVLSVQPKSGADAALTVSVRAPDGARPVLFAEAPENWYVSVTPDDERNRFTLTVEDRPKDASGPVPLVLTLVAGDKAVETHVSLDGDRLSR from the coding sequence ATGACAAAGACATTCCGCATCGTCACATCTGCTTTTTTTGTGGCTCTGTCCTCGATCTCGGCCTTTGGGCAACCCCTCCCCGCGTCGACCTCCGCCCAGGGTTTCCACTCCCAGGTCCAGCTCCTGTCCGGGGGAAAGCTGGGCGAGACTTGGCTTGCGGGGATCGCGATCACCCTCGATCCCGGTTTCAAGACCTATTGGCGCAATCCCGGCGAGTCCGGCCTGCCGCCGAGCTTCGACTGGTCGGCATCGGAGAATGTCGCCGATATCGAGGTCCAGTGGCCGGCCCCGGAGCGCCACGAGGATGCGGCGGGCGTCGCCTATGTCTACAGCCGGGAGATAACCCTGCCGGTCGTCGTTAAGCCCAAGGCTGCGGACAAGCCGGTCAAGCTTGTGCTCACGGTGGATTACGGCATCTGCAAGGATATCTGCATTCCGGCCCATGCGGACCTGGCTCGGCCCCTCACGGCGTCAGGCCCCGACCGCGCCGCCATCGATGAGGCCATGGGGAGGGTTCCCCGCAAGCGGGATCTCGGCGATCCGGGCGATCCGGCCGTTCTGTCCGTGCAGCCGAAGAGCGGCGCGGACGCCGCCTTGACCGTCTCGGTCCGCGCCCCGGACGGTGCGAGGCCGGTTCTGTTCGCCGAAGCTCCGGAGAACTGGTATGTCTCGGTCACGCCCGACGACGAGCGCAACCGCTTCACCCTGACGGTCGAGGACAGGCCGAAGGACGCATCGGGGCCCGTTCCCCTCGTCCTCACGCTCGTTGCCGGGGACAAGGCCGTCGAAACGCATGTGAGCCTCGACGGCGACAGGCTGTCGCGCTAG
- a CDS encoding EAL domain-containing protein encodes MKAIDLTPAIERYRSDGDEIRISTAPGRDGIVRRIAVKAREAGTRPDWIVFALTNDTDEQVDRLLVAPHFRLTGSGVLWPDLGSSRIAAVTASQGIRPERDDSPDADVFLITLDPGTTVTFVAELRTNNLPQLHLWDQAAYKERVNGLTLYKGIIIGIAGLLALFLTIIFVVKGALIFPAAAALAWAVLAYASIDFGFFQRVFPISEATEQIYRAGAEAVLAATLLVFLFAYLNLNRWHVRYSHVTAFWLAFLGALLLLAVVDASVASGVARMSIAAVAGIGFILVIHLATHGYDRAIMLVPTWLLLIAWTVAASFTILGQLASDLVPPALIGGLVLIVMLIGFTVMQHAFAGGGFARGFVNDTERRALALAGAGDIVFDWDVVSDNIFVSPDIEHQLGLKRGALEGPASAWLDLIHPFDRDRYRLALDTVIEHRRGRLVQDFRLRSSSNAHHWYRLKARPVIGSDGEVIRIVGTLADVTGSKTAEERLLHDAVHDSLTSLPNRQLFYDRLEAALTFASQDDSLRPTVLVVDIDKFKDTNDQSGYAAGDSILLTLSRRLGRLLKPQDTLARISGDEFAIILLSEREPDRIIAFADMVRRIVTTPVTYADREIFLTASIGIALHDPQIAARREEVLRNAEIAMAHARRHGGDRIEVFRPTMRSDRSDHFTMESDLRHALERNEMKVLFKPIVRLEDRTIAGFESMLRWDHPRLGPVSPSDFISIAEETGLIIKLSVFLLEQTARELAVWQGALEVEPPIFASVNMSSHHLLRHDLLQEVKTVIARTRVLPGSLKLEMTESLVMENPEYSAQMLGRLRDLGAGLSLDDFGTGYSALSYLLRFPFDTIKVDESFVRQMASGNSVILRSIVKMAHELGMEIVAEGAESESEAIELYQLGCEYAQGPVFGEPMSVMQARQLVGATSTEAA; translated from the coding sequence ATGAAAGCCATCGATCTTACCCCGGCCATCGAGCGCTACAGGTCGGACGGCGACGAGATCCGCATCTCCACGGCCCCGGGACGAGACGGAATCGTGCGCCGTATCGCCGTGAAGGCTCGCGAGGCCGGCACCCGTCCGGACTGGATCGTTTTCGCGCTGACCAACGACACCGATGAGCAGGTGGACCGCCTCCTCGTGGCGCCGCATTTCAGGCTGACCGGCTCGGGCGTTCTCTGGCCGGATCTCGGCTCGTCCCGCATCGCCGCCGTCACGGCCAGCCAGGGCATCCGCCCGGAGCGCGACGACAGCCCCGACGCGGACGTCTTCCTCATCACGCTCGATCCGGGCACGACGGTCACCTTCGTGGCCGAGCTGCGCACCAACAACCTGCCCCAGCTCCATCTCTGGGATCAAGCCGCCTATAAGGAGCGCGTGAACGGCCTGACGCTCTACAAGGGCATCATCATCGGCATCGCGGGCCTGCTCGCCCTGTTCCTCACCATCATCTTCGTCGTGAAGGGCGCCCTGATCTTCCCGGCCGCAGCGGCTCTGGCCTGGGCGGTGCTCGCCTATGCCAGCATCGATTTCGGCTTCTTCCAGCGCGTGTTCCCGATCTCGGAGGCTACGGAGCAGATCTATCGCGCCGGAGCGGAAGCGGTCCTGGCGGCGACCCTACTCGTCTTCCTCTTCGCCTATCTGAACCTGAACCGCTGGCATGTCCGCTACAGCCATGTGACGGCCTTCTGGCTGGCCTTTCTCGGGGCGCTCCTGCTCCTTGCCGTCGTCGACGCCTCGGTCGCGTCGGGCGTGGCGCGCATGTCGATCGCCGCCGTCGCCGGCATCGGCTTCATTCTCGTGATCCATCTGGCGACGCACGGCTATGATCGGGCCATCATGCTCGTGCCGACCTGGCTTCTGCTGATCGCCTGGACGGTGGCGGCGAGCTTCACCATTCTCGGTCAGCTCGCCTCCGACCTCGTACCGCCCGCGCTGATCGGCGGTCTCGTGCTGATCGTCATGCTGATCGGCTTTACCGTCATGCAGCATGCTTTCGCCGGAGGCGGCTTCGCGCGCGGCTTCGTCAACGACACGGAGCGCCGCGCCCTCGCCCTCGCGGGTGCCGGCGACATCGTGTTCGATTGGGACGTGGTCTCCGACAACATTTTCGTCAGCCCCGACATCGAGCATCAGCTCGGGCTGAAGCGGGGTGCTCTCGAAGGCCCCGCCTCGGCCTGGCTCGATCTGATTCATCCCTTCGACCGGGATCGCTACCGGCTCGCGCTCGATACGGTCATCGAGCACCGGCGCGGCCGCCTGGTGCAGGATTTCCGCCTCCGCTCCTCATCGAACGCGCATCATTGGTACCGCCTGAAGGCCCGTCCGGTGATCGGGTCCGACGGCGAGGTGATCCGCATCGTCGGCACATTGGCCGACGTCACGGGCAGCAAGACCGCCGAGGAACGTCTGCTGCACGATGCCGTGCACGACAGCCTCACGAGCCTGCCGAACCGTCAGCTCTTCTACGATCGCCTGGAAGCCGCCCTCACCTTCGCAAGCCAGGACGATTCCCTGCGCCCGACCGTACTCGTGGTGGACATCGACAAGTTCAAGGACACGAACGATCAATCCGGCTACGCGGCCGGCGACTCGATCCTCCTCACGCTCTCCCGCCGCCTCGGCCGGCTGCTCAAGCCGCAGGACACGCTGGCGCGCATCTCGGGCGACGAATTCGCGATCATCCTGCTCTCCGAGCGCGAGCCCGATCGCATCATCGCCTTCGCCGACATGGTCCGGCGCATCGTGACGACCCCGGTCACCTATGCCGACCGCGAGATCTTTCTCACCGCCTCCATCGGCATCGCCCTGCACGATCCGCAGATCGCGGCCCGTCGCGAGGAAGTCCTGCGCAACGCCGAGATCGCCATGGCCCATGCCCGGCGCCACGGCGGCGACCGGATCGAGGTGTTCCGCCCCACGATGCGGTCAGACCGCAGCGACCATTTCACGATGGAGAGCGATCTGCGCCATGCGCTCGAGCGCAACGAGATGAAGGTGCTGTTCAAGCCGATCGTGAGACTCGAGGACCGGACCATCGCGGGCTTCGAATCCATGCTGCGCTGGGACCATCCGCGCCTTGGCCCCGTCTCCCCGAGCGACTTCATCTCCATCGCCGAGGAGACGGGTCTCATCATCAAGCTCAGCGTGTTCCTGCTGGAGCAGACCGCGCGGGAACTCGCCGTCTGGCAGGGCGCCCTGGAGGTGGAGCCTCCGATCTTCGCCAGCGTGAACATGTCGAGCCACCATCTCCTGCGGCACGACCTCCTGCAGGAAGTGAAGACGGTCATCGCCCGCACGCGGGTTCTTCCCGGCTCGCTCAAGCTCGAGATGACCGAAAGCCTCGTGATGGAAAACCCGGAATATTCGGCCCAGATGCTGGGCCGCCTCCGGGACCTCGGCGCGGGCCTTTCGCTGGACGATTTCGGCACGGGCTACTCCGCCCTCTCCTACCTGCTCCGGTTCCCGTTCGACACGATCAAGGTCGACGAGTCGTTCGTCCGCCAGATGGCCTCGGGCAACTCCGTCATTCTGCGCTCCATAGTCAAGATGGCGCATGAGCTCGGCATGGAAATCGTCGCGGAAGGCGCGGAAAGCGAATCGGAGGCCATCGAACTCTACCAGCTCGGCTGCGAATACGCGCAGGGCCCCGTCTTCGGCGAGCCGATGTCGGTGATGCAGGCGCGCCAGCTCGTCGGCGCGACGAGCACGGAAGCCGCGTAG